Proteins found in one Actinokineospora alba genomic segment:
- a CDS encoding cation:proton antiporter gives MSARNELLVEQAKQPRLPGAGRTVDRPPSGRARTVLGVIAGLAALGASTPLWGVFGSHAVDAVTHFLIAVAVILVTCQLLAALARRVGQPPVLGEMVGGLLLGPSLLGLTWPQGSAFLFQQPVVEQLDKAAQLGLVIFVFLLGCELRTDRIARKGMVAGSVFGGMALPLLAGMGIVYVTGDLLAGDKATPLQAMLFVGLAMAVTALPVLARILTDLKLEKSSIGVLSISAAAIGDGVLWVGLAFLLAGSGSGGHGVEILVLAFVLVLVTALCVRPLLAMLVRRLGSSPFLTIVLVAGAIGYSVLTQTIQLHAVVGAFLFGVAVPRDSPAVEEIGRKLEGFTLIILLPLFFAGVGLKMSVGLLGTDPTAWLVLAAVLVAAVATKVIGAGGAVRLAGLPAREAWCFGVLMNCRGVTEVVVLTIGYEADLINQLAYTIMVMVAVITTALTGPLVRRSLNRAPDDTLAAPRTRTARKGDTVRD, from the coding sequence ATGAGCGCGCGCAACGAACTGCTGGTCGAGCAGGCCAAGCAGCCGCGGTTACCCGGCGCGGGCCGCACGGTGGACAGGCCGCCGTCCGGCCGCGCGCGCACGGTGCTCGGAGTGATCGCGGGGCTCGCCGCCCTGGGGGCGTCGACGCCGCTGTGGGGCGTGTTCGGCTCCCATGCCGTCGACGCGGTCACCCACTTCCTCATCGCGGTCGCCGTCATCCTGGTCACCTGCCAGCTGCTGGCGGCGCTCGCCCGCCGGGTCGGCCAGCCGCCGGTGCTCGGCGAGATGGTCGGCGGCCTTCTGCTCGGTCCCTCGCTGCTGGGCCTGACCTGGCCGCAAGGCAGCGCGTTCCTGTTCCAGCAGCCGGTGGTCGAACAGCTCGACAAGGCCGCGCAGCTGGGGCTGGTCATCTTCGTTTTCCTGCTGGGCTGCGAGTTGCGCACGGACCGGATCGCCCGCAAGGGCATGGTCGCGGGGTCGGTGTTCGGCGGCATGGCCCTGCCCCTGCTGGCGGGCATGGGGATCGTGTACGTGACCGGCGACCTGCTCGCCGGCGACAAGGCTACCCCGCTGCAGGCGATGCTGTTCGTCGGACTGGCCATGGCGGTGACGGCGCTGCCCGTGCTGGCGCGCATCCTCACCGACCTGAAACTGGAGAAGTCCAGCATCGGCGTGCTCTCGATCTCGGCCGCGGCCATCGGTGACGGCGTGCTCTGGGTCGGGCTGGCTTTCCTGCTGGCCGGGTCGGGCAGCGGCGGGCACGGCGTCGAGATCCTGGTGCTCGCGTTCGTGCTGGTGCTCGTGACCGCGCTGTGCGTGCGGCCGCTGCTGGCGATGCTCGTGCGACGCCTCGGGTCGAGCCCGTTCCTGACGATCGTGTTGGTCGCGGGGGCGATCGGCTATTCCGTGCTGACCCAGACCATCCAGCTGCACGCGGTGGTGGGCGCGTTCCTGTTCGGCGTCGCGGTGCCGAGGGATTCACCCGCCGTGGAGGAGATCGGCCGCAAGCTGGAGGGCTTCACGCTGATCATCCTGCTGCCCCTCTTCTTCGCCGGGGTCGGACTCAAGATGTCGGTCGGGCTCCTGGGCACGGACCCGACAGCCTGGCTGGTGCTCGCCGCGGTCCTCGTCGCCGCGGTGGCGACCAAGGTGATCGGCGCGGGCGGCGCGGTGCGGCTGGCCGGCCTGCCCGCCCGGGAGGCGTGGTGCTTCGGCGTCCTGATGAACTGCCGCGGGGTGACGGAGGTCGTGGTGCTGACCATCGGCTACGAAGCCGACCTGATCAACCAACTCGCCTACACGATCATGGTCATGGTCGCGGTGATCACCACGGCACTGACCGGGCCCCTGGTGCGCCGGTCGCTGAACCGGGCACCGGACGACACCCTCGCCGCGCCGAGGACGCGCACCGCGAGGAAGGGCGACACCGTCAGGGACTGA
- a CDS encoding ABC transporter ATP-binding protein translates to MSLRILGAHKVFHARGARVTALDGIDLEAKDGELLVIVGPSGSGKSTLLRAVAGLEPLDAGQVLIGDRDVTSVPPGRRDVAMVFQEAALFPHLSVAANIGIGERARGANRRAVEARVRSVAETLAVDHLLGRMPGELSGGERQRVALARVMIRTPAVCLLDEPLASVDAELRLRMRGEIRTVQRSLGVPMVHVTHDQVEAMAMGDRVAVMDAGRVLQCDTPAEVYARPATMAVARGFGPLPMNLLPIGEGTVMGLRPERVRVRPAEASGRAGSVVEVEPAGEECLVRVLPDDANTDLLARLPWTDAPTVGDRVTVAWRPEDEHHFDATTGERR, encoded by the coding sequence ATGAGCCTGCGGATACTCGGCGCCCACAAGGTTTTCCACGCCCGCGGGGCGCGGGTGACCGCCCTCGACGGCATCGACCTCGAAGCGAAGGACGGTGAGCTTCTCGTCATCGTCGGGCCGTCGGGGTCGGGCAAGTCGACCCTCCTGCGCGCCGTCGCGGGCCTGGAGCCGCTCGACGCCGGGCAGGTCCTGATCGGCGACCGCGATGTCACCTCCGTGCCACCCGGCAGGCGGGATGTCGCGATGGTGTTCCAAGAGGCCGCGCTGTTCCCCCACCTGAGCGTCGCCGCGAACATCGGCATCGGCGAACGCGCCCGCGGCGCCAACCGCCGCGCCGTCGAGGCCCGAGTCCGCTCAGTGGCCGAGACGCTCGCCGTCGACCACCTCCTGGGTCGGATGCCTGGCGAACTCAGCGGTGGGGAGCGGCAGCGGGTGGCACTCGCCCGGGTCATGATCCGCACGCCGGCGGTGTGCCTGCTCGACGAACCACTGGCGTCAGTGGACGCGGAGCTCCGGCTGCGAATGCGCGGTGAGATCCGGACGGTGCAACGGTCACTGGGCGTGCCGATGGTGCACGTCACCCACGACCAGGTGGAAGCCATGGCGATGGGCGACCGGGTCGCCGTCATGGACGCGGGCCGGGTCCTGCAGTGCGACACCCCCGCCGAGGTCTACGCGCGCCCCGCGACGATGGCGGTGGCCCGCGGCTTCGGCCCGCTGCCGATGAACCTCCTGCCAATCGGCGAGGGAACGGTCATGGGGCTGCGCCCCGAGCGGGTGCGGGTGCGTCCGGCCGAGGCAAGCGGCCGCGCGGGTTCGGTGGTCGAGGTGGAGCCCGCGGGGGAGGAGTGCCTCGTGCGAGTGCTGCCCGACGACGCGAACACCGACCTGCTCGCCCGCCTGCCGTGGACCGACGCCCCGACGGTCGGGGACCGAGTCACGGTGGCGTGGCGGCCGGAGGACGAACACCACTTCGACGCCACGACAGGCGAACGCCGATGA
- a CDS encoding MbtH family protein yields MSNPFEDDSRDCLALVNDEEQYSLWPADLTVPQGWRVAHGPASAREIADYIDQTWTDQRPKSLRDAMAGQAGRSPA; encoded by the coding sequence ATGTCCAATCCGTTCGAGGACGACAGCCGGGACTGTCTGGCACTGGTCAACGACGAGGAGCAGTACTCGCTCTGGCCCGCCGACCTGACTGTCCCGCAGGGCTGGCGGGTCGCGCACGGCCCGGCATCGGCCCGGGAGATCGCCGACTACATCGACCAGACCTGGACCGACCAGCGGCCCAAGAGCCTGCGGGACGCGATGGCCGGGCAGGCAGGCAGGTCGCCGGCATGA
- a CDS encoding carbohydrate ABC transporter permease: MKRHVEGVVGTGTGAVPTVLSRVRGVGAGLRRWPLAVPYLIGSLLLVLVPLAMAAGLAFTDYFGFRAPEFTGADNVVRLAGDSAFWDAVGVSAVIAVIVVPLRLFLAVGAALLLAKPRGARTAIGRAAAYLPSAIPDAAWALLWLWILNPLYGPLPAVLGALGVPDPGFLTTPWGARAGLVLVMAFQVGEAFIVALAARAAIPSRLYEAIEVEGGSAWFAMTRVTLPLMAPIVLVLAVRDIVVVVQNAFVPAMLVTDGGPVNATLTAPLLIYRRAFEYGELGYASTLSVTLLVLTGIAAALPLWLAARLAARQRTRA; this comes from the coding sequence GTGAAGCGGCACGTGGAGGGCGTCGTCGGGACGGGCACGGGAGCCGTCCCGACTGTCTTGTCCCGCGTGCGGGGCGTGGGCGCGGGCCTCCGACGATGGCCTCTCGCCGTCCCCTATCTCATCGGGTCGCTTCTGCTCGTCCTCGTCCCTCTCGCCATGGCCGCGGGGCTCGCCTTCACCGACTACTTCGGTTTCCGGGCCCCGGAGTTCACCGGCGCCGACAACGTTGTCCGCCTGGCGGGTGACAGCGCGTTCTGGGACGCCGTCGGCGTCAGTGCGGTCATCGCTGTGATTGTCGTGCCGCTGCGGCTGTTCCTCGCGGTCGGCGCGGCACTGCTGCTGGCAAAGCCCCGGGGTGCCCGGACCGCTATCGGCCGGGCCGCCGCGTACCTGCCGTCCGCGATCCCGGACGCGGCGTGGGCGTTGCTGTGGTTGTGGATACTCAACCCGCTTTACGGCCCGCTGCCCGCGGTTCTCGGCGCGCTCGGCGTGCCGGACCCGGGGTTTCTCACGACGCCGTGGGGCGCACGCGCGGGTTTGGTGCTGGTCATGGCCTTCCAGGTGGGGGAGGCGTTCATCGTCGCCCTGGCCGCGCGGGCGGCGATCCCCAGCCGGCTCTACGAGGCCATCGAGGTCGAAGGCGGTTCCGCCTGGTTCGCGATGACCCGGGTGACGCTGCCGCTCATGGCACCCATCGTGCTGGTCCTCGCGGTCCGCGACATCGTGGTCGTCGTGCAGAACGCGTTCGTGCCCGCGATGCTGGTGACCGACGGCGGCCCGGTAAACGCCACCCTTACCGCACCGCTGCTGATCTACCGCCGGGCGTTCGAATACGGCGAACTCGGCTACGCGAGCACGCTGTCCGTCACCCTGCTCGTGCTCACCGGCATCGCCGCGGCACTCCCGCTGTGGCTCGCAGCGCGTCTCGCCGCCCGTCAGCGAACCCGGGCCTGA
- a CDS encoding fatty acyl-AMP ligase has protein sequence MVELGSAASVAAVLRENIRLAPERTAVVFVDDVEAADGARQWSYARLDTEARKSAAWLSARVPVGERVLLLYPTGLDFAAALVGCLYAGTVAVPAPLPGRYRQERARLRAIAANAGISAILTDLDNLAAVTEWAKEEGHADIPVLATNSGELADASSWTPVEADRETLAMINYTSGATGAPKGVALTHDNILRNVENQCAASGLAPGWRVGGWLPHHHAMGLLGQLLPALVVGATAVVMRPSAFLKRPYQWLRMIDKFDLTATAAPGFAFEICLGRVTDDEVACLDLSRWRFAAIGAEPLHASTVDAFVKRFAPAGLRADVLSPCYGLAEATAFVAGDAFRSAVITKVDPHELEHGRFVPAASGVDLLSSGTPSDFEIRVADPRTGEVSPPGALGEIWLRGPSAARGYWRDGAATASTFTPAGFIRSGDLGTLHEGELYVVGRVDEMLRLEGRMFTPQEVEGRMRSGYTETALIGAVFTVSDAETGTDPMLVATHEITGRRGDECLRELSSRIKADVADEFRVRPSVVAFYRRNGIPRTAAGKIQRTAMRRLFLERALNAWYVDYEPSVPESLRE, from the coding sequence GTGGTCGAATTGGGCTCCGCCGCGAGCGTCGCCGCGGTGCTTCGGGAAAACATTCGTTTGGCGCCGGAGCGCACTGCGGTGGTCTTCGTCGACGATGTGGAAGCGGCCGACGGTGCGCGCCAGTGGTCCTACGCCCGGTTGGACACCGAGGCGAGGAAGTCCGCCGCCTGGCTGAGCGCCCGCGTCCCCGTGGGTGAGCGCGTCCTGCTCCTGTACCCGACCGGACTCGACTTCGCCGCCGCCCTCGTCGGCTGCCTGTACGCCGGGACGGTCGCGGTGCCCGCACCGCTGCCCGGCCGGTATCGGCAGGAGCGAGCGCGCCTGCGCGCCATCGCGGCGAACGCCGGGATTTCGGCGATCCTGACCGACCTCGACAACCTGGCCGCGGTGACCGAGTGGGCCAAGGAGGAGGGGCACGCAGACATTCCCGTGCTCGCCACGAACTCTGGCGAACTCGCCGACGCAAGCTCGTGGACACCCGTGGAGGCCGACCGCGAGACCCTCGCGATGATCAATTACACCTCGGGCGCCACCGGGGCACCCAAGGGAGTGGCGCTCACCCACGACAACATCCTGCGCAACGTGGAGAACCAGTGCGCCGCCTCCGGTCTGGCCCCCGGTTGGCGGGTGGGCGGCTGGCTGCCGCACCACCACGCAATGGGCCTCCTGGGCCAGTTGCTGCCTGCCCTCGTGGTCGGCGCCACCGCCGTGGTGATGCGCCCCTCGGCGTTCTTGAAGCGGCCGTACCAGTGGCTGCGGATGATCGACAAGTTCGACCTCACCGCCACCGCCGCGCCCGGCTTCGCCTTCGAGATCTGCCTCGGGCGGGTCACCGACGACGAGGTGGCCTGCCTTGACCTGTCGCGGTGGCGGTTCGCCGCCATCGGCGCCGAGCCGCTCCACGCGTCCACAGTGGACGCCTTCGTCAAGCGGTTCGCACCGGCCGGGCTCCGGGCCGACGTGCTGAGCCCGTGCTACGGCTTGGCGGAGGCGACAGCCTTCGTGGCGGGTGACGCGTTCCGCTCCGCCGTGATCACCAAGGTCGACCCCCACGAACTGGAACACGGCCGGTTCGTCCCCGCGGCGTCGGGTGTCGACCTGCTGAGTTCGGGGACGCCGAGCGATTTCGAGATCCGCGTCGCCGACCCGCGAACAGGGGAGGTGTCGCCCCCCGGTGCCCTGGGCGAGATCTGGTTGCGCGGTCCGAGCGCCGCCCGCGGCTACTGGCGCGACGGCGCCGCGACCGCCAGCACCTTCACCCCCGCCGGCTTCATCCGCAGCGGCGACCTCGGCACCCTGCACGAGGGCGAGCTGTACGTCGTCGGGCGGGTGGACGAGATGCTGCGACTGGAGGGGCGGATGTTCACACCCCAGGAGGTCGAAGGGCGGATGCGGTCGGGATACACCGAGACCGCCCTGATCGGCGCGGTGTTCACCGTCTCGGACGCCGAGACCGGGACCGACCCGATGCTGGTCGCCACCCACGAGATCACCGGTCGGCGCGGCGACGAGTGCCTCCGTGAGCTGTCGTCCCGGATCAAGGCGGATGTCGCCGACGAGTTCAGGGTCCGCCCCTCGGTCGTGGCCTTCTACCGGCGCAACGGCATTCCGCGCACCGCGGCGGGCAAGATCCAGCGCACGGCGATGCGGAGATTGTTCCTGGAGCGCGCCCTGAACGCGTGGTATGTCGATTACGAGCCGTCGGTGCCCGAATCCCTGCGGGAATAA